The following proteins are co-located in the Rhodococcus opacus B4 genome:
- a CDS encoding glycosyltransferase family 2 protein — protein MTGTLDRRIDLVPALVSDHAPTWDGAVWVGELRGPVRADTEYRLDRAEGYRRARLLVREDRALRGFIEVDVEDGGLDTRELRRALAELAPEVARDSAATATGPGPSVTVVVCTRDRVDSLKVALESILSLDHSGYEVIVVDNASRTDATQRYVAELGDPRVRVVTEPRPGLSRARNAGIRAAWTEIVAFTDDDVVVDPYWLTELVAGFRAGNAVACVCGIVPSGEIRTPAQAYFDQRVGWASSCVPRLFDIANPPADVPLFPFQVGIYGTGANFAVDRRAVFEIGGFDEALGAGAPTDGGEDLDMFFRVLHSGRQLAYRPAAVVWHRHRADNEALAVQARGYGLGLGAWLAKVALDPRTAWLALRIAVRQAPTFLRLSRKMSRVATPPDGLAGELPEGIGVTELRSIARGPFAYLKARVEGRHPAPMRGVNCDDAV, from the coding sequence ATGACCGGAACTCTCGACCGCCGGATCGACCTGGTGCCGGCGCTGGTGAGCGATCACGCGCCGACGTGGGACGGCGCCGTCTGGGTCGGCGAACTGCGCGGTCCCGTGCGGGCGGACACCGAGTACCGGCTCGACCGGGCCGAGGGTTACCGGCGTGCCCGGTTGCTCGTGCGGGAAGACCGCGCCCTGCGGGGGTTCATCGAGGTGGACGTCGAGGACGGGGGACTCGACACCCGCGAATTGCGCCGCGCACTGGCTGAACTCGCTCCGGAGGTGGCACGGGACAGCGCCGCGACCGCCACCGGACCCGGCCCCTCCGTCACGGTGGTGGTGTGCACCCGCGACCGGGTCGACAGCCTGAAGGTTGCGCTGGAGTCGATCCTGTCGCTCGACCATTCCGGCTACGAGGTGATCGTGGTCGACAACGCATCCCGTACGGACGCCACCCAGCGGTACGTCGCCGAGCTCGGCGACCCCCGGGTGCGGGTCGTGACCGAACCGCGGCCCGGGCTGTCCCGGGCGCGGAACGCGGGAATCCGCGCGGCGTGGACGGAGATCGTCGCCTTCACCGACGACGACGTGGTGGTCGACCCGTACTGGCTCACCGAACTCGTGGCCGGCTTCCGGGCCGGGAACGCGGTCGCGTGCGTGTGCGGAATCGTCCCCAGCGGGGAGATCCGCACGCCCGCGCAGGCGTACTTCGATCAGCGGGTGGGATGGGCGAGTTCCTGCGTGCCAAGGTTGTTCGACATTGCGAATCCGCCGGCCGACGTGCCGCTCTTCCCGTTCCAGGTCGGGATCTACGGCACCGGCGCGAACTTCGCCGTCGACCGGCGGGCCGTGTTCGAGATCGGCGGTTTCGACGAGGCACTCGGGGCGGGCGCCCCCACCGACGGCGGCGAAGACCTCGACATGTTCTTCCGGGTGCTGCACTCCGGGCGGCAGCTGGCGTACCGGCCGGCGGCGGTCGTGTGGCATCGGCACCGAGCGGACAACGAGGCGCTCGCCGTCCAGGCCCGCGGCTACGGGCTGGGGCTGGGAGCCTGGCTCGCGAAGGTCGCTCTCGATCCGCGCACCGCCTGGCTCGCGCTGCGGATCGCCGTCCGGCAGGCACCGACCTTCCTTCGTCTGTCGCGCAAGATGTCCCGCGTCGCCACCCCGCCGGACGGTCTCGCCGGCGAACTCCCCGAGGGGATCGGAGTCACCGAGCTCCGGTCCATTGCGCGTGGCCCCTTCGCGTATCTGAAGGCCCGGGTCGAGGGCCGACATCCGGCGCCGATGCGAGGGGTGAACTGTGACGATGCAGTCTGA
- a CDS encoding serine aminopeptidase domain-containing protein, with protein sequence MQSDSRHPSAPAGRSDGTRFGTWFGPEDAPLFGVVDLPADGRCRGAVVLCPPIGKEQVDSYRALVYLAQQLRARGLLVLRFDYRGTGDSPGAQDDSDAVAGWLDSIRKAVEYVRSCGVMDIGLVGLRVGALLAAQVAATCAPVRAVTLWDPVVRGRGYLRKQTALHQMVVGAEDTDDPRVTLIGAVLAPAAASALSAMSLRAATPPPGAKVLMALRESEVDSVGTRETVEAWNAETFTVHDYESFLEPADFAVRLPFGDADRIAGWMSASFGDHCDSVALELRASAVVDRTVDGRQVVETLEFAGASELFTIRTFVAATPGAAEPTVIFHGTANEHRVGPVRLWAETARELAAHGIVSVRFDRRGTGDTGLVQHGECTTIYTDESRDDAVDIISVSGAQPDKIVLAGMCSGAWNSSYAALRRPVRAVVLVNMADWTITRKAFVKQSTMSADHHSLKGRVLALLHRHAATAKKYLRLWVPYRGWLWLGRAGLLQVPEVMLAPLNERGVHTTVLLSPIDYAAFVENHGERSLRRLRRAGWNGRLVTYPSGDHSLYSTALRDRVMRDVLATALGELTVNRVDDDRDDSRPELAG encoded by the coding sequence ATGCAGTCTGATTCCCGGCACCCGAGCGCACCGGCGGGCCGCTCGGACGGCACCCGGTTCGGCACCTGGTTCGGACCGGAAGACGCGCCGCTCTTCGGCGTCGTCGACCTTCCCGCCGACGGCCGGTGCCGCGGTGCCGTCGTCCTCTGCCCGCCGATCGGCAAGGAACAGGTCGACTCGTATCGCGCACTGGTGTATCTCGCGCAGCAATTACGCGCCCGCGGGTTGCTGGTGCTGCGGTTCGACTACCGCGGCACCGGTGATTCGCCCGGCGCCCAGGACGATTCCGACGCGGTCGCCGGATGGCTCGACAGCATCCGGAAGGCAGTCGAGTACGTCCGCAGCTGCGGCGTCATGGACATCGGGCTGGTCGGTCTCCGGGTCGGCGCGCTGCTCGCCGCGCAGGTCGCGGCGACGTGCGCTCCGGTGCGGGCCGTGACCCTGTGGGATCCGGTGGTGCGTGGTCGCGGCTACCTGCGCAAGCAGACCGCGCTCCACCAGATGGTGGTCGGCGCGGAGGACACGGACGATCCGCGGGTCACCCTGATCGGCGCGGTGCTCGCACCGGCGGCGGCGTCGGCGCTGTCGGCGATGAGCCTGCGAGCGGCAACCCCGCCGCCCGGCGCGAAGGTCTTGATGGCGTTGCGCGAGAGCGAGGTCGATTCCGTCGGGACGCGTGAGACCGTCGAAGCCTGGAATGCCGAGACGTTCACCGTCCACGACTACGAATCGTTCCTCGAACCGGCAGATTTCGCGGTCCGGCTCCCGTTCGGCGACGCCGATCGGATCGCCGGATGGATGTCCGCATCCTTCGGCGACCACTGCGACAGTGTCGCACTCGAACTCCGTGCCAGCGCCGTGGTGGATCGGACCGTCGACGGCAGGCAGGTCGTCGAGACGCTGGAGTTCGCCGGAGCGTCCGAACTCTTCACGATCCGCACGTTCGTCGCGGCCACGCCCGGTGCTGCGGAACCCACGGTGATCTTCCACGGCACGGCCAACGAGCACCGCGTGGGCCCGGTCCGGCTGTGGGCCGAGACCGCGCGCGAGCTGGCGGCACACGGGATCGTCAGCGTTCGCTTCGATCGGCGCGGCACCGGCGACACCGGCCTGGTGCAGCACGGCGAATGCACCACCATCTACACGGACGAATCCCGGGACGACGCCGTCGACATCATCTCCGTCAGCGGTGCGCAGCCCGACAAGATTGTGCTCGCCGGGATGTGCTCGGGGGCATGGAATTCGAGCTACGCCGCCCTCCGGCGCCCCGTCCGGGCGGTGGTCCTGGTGAACATGGCGGACTGGACCATCACCCGTAAGGCGTTCGTGAAGCAGTCGACGATGAGTGCCGATCACCATTCGCTGAAGGGTCGCGTACTCGCACTGCTCCACCGGCACGCGGCGACGGCGAAGAAGTACCTGCGGCTGTGGGTGCCGTACCGCGGCTGGTTGTGGCTCGGCCGGGCCGGGCTGCTGCAGGTGCCGGAGGTCATGCTCGCCCCACTGAACGAGCGCGGCGTGCACACCACCGTCCTCCTCTCACCGATCGACTACGCCGCGTTCGTCGAGAACCACGGCGAGCGCAGCCTTCGCCGATTGCGGCGGGCCGGCTGGAACGGACGCCTGGTCACCTACCCGTCCGGCGATCACTCGCTGTACAGCACCGCCCTGCGGGACAGGGTCATGCGGGACGTCCTCGCCACCGCTCTCGGCGAACTGACCGTGAACCGGGTCGACGACGACCGTGACGATTCCCGGCCGGAGTTGGCGGGATAA
- a CDS encoding lipopolysaccharide biosynthesis protein: MGAPAATQSHLHAKHRAEQPPRSAGRNLQLNSMALMLSSVVTGVLGLAFWGAAARLFPADQVGVASALISTAIMLSTLSNLSLGSMFERFLPVAGHRAGPLLIKGFAAVATLAFVSAVGLIVLGPRDTLFENNLEIAIYPVFVVVLALFALQDQTVSGLGVARWAASKNVFHAVAKLLAVVVLAGSGSALAIVASWGVTAAIAVVVLLTSMGLRIRSDPRYRQVPALPSNKELGVYFVSSYGISALGAVAPLVVPLIVVTRVGTAANAYFAVTWSIVSALYIMVNLMVGPFVAEAAAHPDKIVSLSRRFVRTIAVIAVVGGFGLAFVAPLALGFIGPEYRAEGTPLLHLAAVFVPLAVIGAVYDGLARVYRRLTLAVVTQCLATVVIIVGSLVFSASVGVAGVGWAYLAAETLTAVILAGPLISWLRRLQNRAKWERWLAKSANPKPKWQASDVDA; encoded by the coding sequence ATGGGAGCCCCGGCAGCGACGCAGTCGCACCTACACGCCAAACACCGCGCCGAGCAGCCCCCGCGCTCCGCGGGGCGGAATCTGCAACTCAACTCGATGGCACTGATGCTGTCGAGTGTCGTCACCGGTGTGCTCGGCCTCGCCTTCTGGGGCGCGGCGGCGCGGTTGTTCCCCGCCGACCAGGTGGGGGTGGCGTCCGCGCTCATCTCGACCGCGATCATGCTGTCGACGCTGTCGAATCTCAGTCTCGGCTCGATGTTCGAGCGCTTCCTGCCGGTGGCCGGTCACCGCGCGGGACCGTTGCTGATCAAGGGCTTCGCCGCCGTGGCCACCCTGGCCTTCGTGTCGGCTGTGGGGCTCATCGTCCTCGGCCCGCGGGACACGCTGTTCGAGAACAACCTGGAAATCGCGATCTATCCGGTGTTCGTCGTCGTCCTCGCGCTCTTCGCCCTCCAGGACCAGACCGTCTCCGGCCTGGGCGTCGCCCGCTGGGCGGCATCGAAGAACGTCTTCCACGCGGTGGCAAAACTACTGGCGGTCGTGGTGCTCGCGGGGTCGGGGTCGGCGCTCGCCATCGTCGCGTCCTGGGGAGTCACCGCGGCGATCGCAGTGGTGGTCCTGTTGACGTCGATGGGGCTGCGCATCCGGTCCGATCCTCGATACCGGCAGGTGCCGGCGCTGCCGTCGAACAAGGAACTCGGGGTGTACTTCGTTTCCTCGTACGGCATTTCGGCGCTCGGGGCCGTTGCTCCGCTCGTCGTCCCGCTGATCGTCGTCACCCGGGTCGGTACCGCGGCGAATGCGTACTTCGCAGTGACGTGGTCGATCGTCAGCGCCCTCTACATCATGGTGAACCTCATGGTGGGTCCGTTCGTGGCCGAGGCCGCCGCGCATCCGGACAAGATCGTCAGCCTGTCCCGCCGGTTCGTCCGCACCATCGCCGTGATCGCGGTGGTGGGCGGATTCGGTCTGGCCTTCGTCGCGCCGTTGGCGCTCGGATTCATCGGTCCGGAATACCGTGCGGAAGGAACGCCCCTGCTCCATCTCGCCGCCGTGTTCGTGCCCCTCGCCGTCATCGGCGCCGTCTACGACGGTCTCGCACGGGTGTATCGCCGGCTGACCCTTGCCGTCGTCACCCAGTGCCTGGCCACAGTGGTGATCATCGTCGGCAGCCTGGTCTTCAGCGCGTCTGTCGGCGTCGCGGGAGTGGGCTGGGCGTATCTCGCCGCCGAGACACTCACCGCCGTGATCCTCGCCGGACCGCTCATCTCCTGGCTTCGCCGGCTCCAGAACCGCGCCAAGTGGGAGCGGTGGCTCGCGAAGAGCGCGAACCCGAAACCGAAATGGCAGGCTTCCGATGTCGACGCATAG